One window from the genome of Pseudonocardia hierapolitana encodes:
- a CDS encoding ABC transporter ATP-binding protein: MTGPEDLLAVAQTEGEVARASHDVVLEVDGLTVGFPTDDGLVQAVRGVSYQLQRGEVLGIVGESGSGKSVTSMAVMGLLPGSARVSGSVRFGGKELLGAPDAELAKIRGRRIAMIFQDPMTSLNPVYTVGYQIAEAVRAHHDVSKDAALKRAGELLEIVRIPNAKARLASYPHELSGGMRQRVVIAIAMANDPDVIIADEPTTALDVTVQAQILDALDTAREETGAAMVLITHDLGVIAGRADRVLVMYAGKLVERGSAEDVFYTPRMPYSLGLLGSLPRLDRPSERLTPIPGAPPSLVNMPPGCPFTPRCPLAREICDEVEPSLEPTTSPDHTAACHFSDELAGAEPGQLFRTEVADTAALAEFVRETADLESQDDAS, encoded by the coding sequence ATGACCGGCCCCGAGGATTTGCTCGCGGTGGCGCAGACCGAGGGCGAGGTGGCCCGCGCGTCGCACGACGTGGTGCTGGAGGTCGATGGGCTCACCGTCGGATTCCCCACCGACGACGGCCTGGTGCAGGCCGTCCGCGGCGTGAGCTACCAGCTGCAGCGGGGCGAGGTGCTGGGCATCGTCGGCGAGTCCGGTTCGGGGAAGTCGGTCACCTCGATGGCCGTGATGGGGCTCCTGCCCGGCTCGGCGCGGGTGTCGGGTTCCGTGCGGTTCGGCGGCAAGGAGCTGCTCGGCGCCCCGGACGCGGAGCTGGCGAAGATCCGCGGCCGGCGCATCGCGATGATCTTCCAGGACCCGATGACGTCGCTGAACCCCGTCTACACCGTGGGGTACCAGATCGCCGAGGCCGTGCGCGCCCACCACGACGTCAGCAAGGACGCCGCGCTGAAGCGGGCGGGCGAGCTGCTGGAGATCGTGCGCATCCCCAACGCGAAGGCGCGCCTCGCCAGCTACCCGCACGAGCTCTCGGGCGGCATGCGGCAGCGGGTCGTGATCGCGATCGCCATGGCCAACGACCCGGACGTGATCATCGCCGACGAGCCGACCACAGCCCTCGACGTCACCGTGCAGGCACAGATCCTCGACGCGCTCGACACCGCCCGCGAGGAGACCGGCGCCGCGATGGTGCTGATCACCCACGACCTCGGCGTGATCGCCGGGCGGGCCGACCGCGTCCTCGTGATGTACGCGGGCAAGCTCGTCGAGCGCGGCAGCGCCGAGGACGTCTTCTACACCCCGCGCATGCCCTACTCACTCGGCCTGCTGGGCAGCCTGCCGCGGCTCGACCGGCCGTCCGAGCGGCTCACCCCGATCCCCGGCGCGCCACCGTCGCTGGTCAACATGCCGCCCGGGTGCCCGTTCACCCCGCGGTGCCCACTGGCCCGCGAGATCTGCGACGAGGTCGAGCCGTCACTGGAGCCCACCACCAGCCCCGACCACACGGCCGCGTGCCACTTCTCCGACGAGCTGGCGGGCGCCGAGCCCGGGCAGCTGTTCCGCACCGAGGTCGCCGACACGGCCGCGCTCGCGGAGTTCGTGCGCGAGACCGCCGATCTCGAATCGCAGGACGACGCGTCATGA
- a CDS encoding ABC transporter ATP-binding protein: MTAAPVAAPPVLSVRNLVKHFPVRSRGLLRRQVGEIHAVCGVSFDLAERETLGLVGESGCGKSTTARVLLNLQPATSGEVYYQGRELTSLSRSQMRSLRRDLQIVFQDPYASLDPRLPVNEIVAEPLRIHGLYGDEGRAVVRDLLRTVGLKPEHGNRFPHEFSGGQRQRIGVARALALRPKVLVLDEPVSALDVSIQAGVLNLLDELQSELGLSYLFVSHDLSVVRHIADRIAVMYLGTIVETGTSQELFEGPAHPYTQALISAIPLPDPRKERARERITVVGDVPSPADPPSGCRFRTRCPKFANELTEAERTVCIEQPPELIDRGQGHPAACHYAERKALL; this comes from the coding sequence ATGACCGCTGCCCCCGTCGCCGCACCGCCCGTGCTGAGCGTCCGCAACCTCGTCAAGCACTTCCCCGTGCGCTCCCGCGGGCTGCTTCGCCGTCAGGTCGGGGAGATCCACGCGGTCTGCGGCGTCTCGTTCGACCTCGCCGAGCGTGAGACCCTCGGCCTCGTCGGCGAGTCGGGGTGCGGCAAGAGCACCACCGCGCGGGTGCTGCTGAACCTGCAGCCCGCGACCTCGGGGGAGGTGTACTACCAGGGCCGCGAGCTCACGTCGCTCTCCCGCTCGCAGATGCGGTCGCTGCGCCGCGACCTGCAGATCGTGTTCCAGGACCCGTACGCGTCGCTCGACCCGCGATTGCCGGTCAACGAGATCGTCGCCGAGCCGCTGCGCATCCACGGCCTCTACGGCGACGAGGGCCGCGCCGTCGTGCGCGACCTGCTGCGCACCGTCGGTCTCAAGCCCGAGCACGGCAACCGGTTCCCGCACGAGTTCTCCGGCGGCCAGCGCCAGCGCATCGGCGTGGCGCGAGCCCTCGCGCTGCGGCCCAAGGTGCTGGTGCTCGACGAGCCGGTGTCCGCGCTGGACGTCTCCATCCAGGCGGGCGTGCTCAACCTGCTCGACGAGCTGCAGTCCGAGCTCGGCCTGTCCTACCTGTTCGTCTCGCACGACCTGTCGGTGGTGCGCCACATCGCCGACCGCATCGCCGTGATGTACCTCGGCACGATCGTCGAGACCGGCACCTCACAGGAGCTGTTCGAGGGCCCTGCCCACCCCTACACCCAGGCCCTGATCTCCGCGATCCCGCTGCCGGACCCGCGCAAGGAGCGCGCCCGCGAGCGGATCACCGTGGTCGGCGACGTGCCCAGCCCGGCCGACCCGCCCAGCGGCTGCCGCTTCCGCACCCGCTGCCCGAAGTTCGCGAACGAGCTCACCGAGGCCGAGCGGACGGTGTGCATCGAGCAGCCCCCGGAGCTGATCGACCGGGGTCAGGGTCACCCCGCGGCGTGCCACTACGCGGAGCGCAAGGCCCTCCTCTGA